The following coding sequences lie in one Lolium perenne isolate Kyuss_39 chromosome 2, Kyuss_2.0, whole genome shotgun sequence genomic window:
- the LOC127336562 gene encoding uncharacterized protein — MQTAKVKVKDMVSSAKEKVNEGTAKTQGKTGKATATTHGQKEMAKEETRANKAQAKAQMHQEKAEHRVEAAETRAEKAQAKAQKQQEKAEHRGEVAAAHHGTREPLTGPHDNHTPVTADPANPGAGAYPTTDNTTL; from the coding sequence ATGCAGACTGCTAAGGTGAAGGTGAAGGACATGGTGAGCTCGGCCAAGGAGAAGGTGAACGAGGGGACGGCCAAGACGCAGGGCAAGACGGGCAAGGCCACGGCGACGACGCACGGCCAGAAGGAGATGGCCAAGGAGGAGACGCGCGCCAACAAGGCCCAGGCCAAGGCGCAGATGCACCAAGAGAAGGCGGAGCACCGCGTCGAGGCAGCGGAGACGCGTGCCGAGAAGGCCCAGGCAAAGGCGCAGAAGCAGCAGGAGAAGGCGGAGCACCGCGGCGAGGTCGCCGCTGCACACCACGGCACGCGCGAGCCCCTCACCGGCCCGCACGACAACCACACACCCGTCACCGCCGATCCCGCGAACCCAGGCGCCGGCGCATACCCGACGACGGACAACACCACTCTCTAG